GAAACCGCTTTGATTGCGCCAAGGCCGTTGCGTTCGATGCAAGGCACTTGCACCAGTCCTTTGACCGGGTCGCAGGTCATGCCGAGGTGATGTTCGAGCGCGATTTCGGCGGCGTTTTCGATTTGGGCCGGGGTGCCGCCCATGACGGCGCAGAGTCCGGCTGCGGCCATGGCGGCGGCAGAGCCGACTTCGGCCTGACAGCCCGCTTCGGCGCCGGAAATCGAGGCGTTGTATTTGACCAGCCCGCCGATGGCGGCTGCGGTGAGCAGGAACTCTTGGATTTTTGAGGGGGCCGCGCCGGGGACATGGTCAAGCCAGTAGCGGATCACGGCGGGCATGACCCCGGCGGCGCCATTGGTGGGGGCGGTGACGACCTGACCGCCGGCGGCGTTTTCTTCGTTCACCGCCATGGCATAGGCAGAGATCCAGTCGTTGATCGTATGCGGCGCATTGAGGTTCATGCCGCGCTCTGCCTCGAGTTGGTCGCGGATTGATTTGGCGCGGCGCTTGACGGCGAGGCCACCGGGGAGTTCGCCTTCGGCTTCAAGGCCGCGGGTGATGCAATCGTCCATGACCTGCCAGATGCGGGCGGTGCCCTTGGAGAGCGATTGCGCGCAGCCGCGCGAGATCTCGTTTTCGCGTTTCATATCGGCAATGGTTTTGCCCGAGTGTTCGGCCATCTCAAGCATCTCGGCGGCGGATTTGAAGGGGTAGGGCACGAGCGGGCCAGTGTCGGTGTCTTTGCCCGCTTCGAGTTCGGCAGCGGTGAGGACAAAGCCGCCGCCAACGGAATAGTAGGTTTCCTGCAGGGTCACGTCGCCTTGGGCATCGGTGGCCATGAGGACCATGCCATTGGCGTGGCCGGGAAGCGGCGGACCGTAGTCAAAGATCAGGTCTTCTTTGGGGTGAAAATGTAGTTCGGGCAGGCCGGGGGGGTGATCCTGTGGCTTTCGCGGATTGCGGCAAGGGTGGCTTCGGCCTTGTCGTGGTCATAGCTGTCGGGTTCAAACCCGGCGAGGCCGAGGATGGTTGCGCGGTCGGTGGCATGGCCGACGCCGGTAAAGGCGAGCGAGCCATGCAGCGAGCCACGCAGCCCGGCAAAGACAAAGGGCGAGGCGCGCATTTGGTCGAGAAAGCGGGCAGCGGCCACCATGGGCCCCATGGTATGGGACGAAGACGGGCCGACGCCCACTTTGAACATTTCGAAGACGGAAAGGAACATCTAGGTTGCGCTTCCTTCTGGTGGGGTGGCGTGGATGGGGCGGGTGAAGGGCGTTTCGCCCAGCCCTTCGGCAAGGATGGCGCGCCCAACGCTGGGGCGCTGTTCGATCCGCGCCGCATGGGCGGCCAGATGCGGCGTGTCGGAAAGCGAGAACCAAGCCGTGCCGCCGCTGGGGTAAAGCGCGGCCCACCGCAGGAGCGGCGGCAAGTAGAGATCAAGCGCCGAGACCGGAATGGCATTGAAATAGGGCGGGTGGGTTGCGGCGAGATTATCGAGCGCTTGCAGGTGCGTTTTAAGCGCGCTTTGCATGGTGGCGCTGAGCGCGGCTTGGTGGGTAGGGTCGGCGCCGGCGTATTTGGCGGGATAGAACAGCATTCGCAGGCCGGGGTGGAGCGTGTTCGACAAAAAGAACAGCCATTTGAGGAAATCACCGCGCTCAGGCGCATCGGGTGCGGGGGCCAGCACGCCGTGTGTGTCAGCGAGCCAGAGCAGGATTGCGCCAGTTTCGAAGATCGCTCCGTTAGGGGTTTCCAGCACCGGGATCAGCCCATGTGGATTGAGAGAGCGATAAGCCGCAGACGCCTGTGCATTGGCCGCGCGGTCAACGAGGGCGGTCTCATACGGCAGGCCGAGTTCCTCTAACGCCAGCCGCACGATGAGCGACGCGTTGTCAGGGGCGTAATGCAGGCGGTAGGTCGGGGTCATTGACGAGTCCGGCTTAGGATTGGCGGTGGTCGTGGAGGGGCTTTTGGTGAGTTGTGGATGGCATTGTTTCCTATCGGAAACACAACCGCCCGCAAGGTCAAGGCGATTTCGGGCGTGTTGGGGTGCAATAAGCTCTGTTTCGGGTGGAATTCGCACTCGCGCGACGCGGCCAAGTCTCCTATAACCCCTCACGGGGACGATATTACGGAGATGCTGCCAATGACCGGGGAACTTTCACCCATCGACAAGGCCAAGTTTGTGGCCGCAAAACGCGCCGCCGAAATGGTGGAAGACGGGATGCGCGTCGGGCTGGGCACCGGCAGCACGGCGGCGTGGCTGGTGCGCTGCATTGGCGAAATGGTGCGCGACGATGGATTGAAGATTCGCGGCGTTCCAACATCGACACGCACAGCCGAGCTGGCGCGGGACGTAGGGATCGAGGTGATTTCGCTGGACGAGGCGAAATGGCTGGACCTGACGATTGACGGCGCGGATGAATTTGATGCCGATCTGAACCTGATCAAGGGTG
This genomic window from Rhodobacteraceae bacterium D3-12 contains:
- a CDS encoding glutathione S-transferase family protein, with amino-acid sequence MTPTYRLHYAPDNASLIVRLALEELGLPYETALVDRAANAQASAAYRSLNPHGLIPVLETPNGAIFETGAILLWLADTHGVLAPAPDAPERGDFLKWLFFLSNTLHPGLRMLFYPAKYAGADPTHQAALSATMQSALKTHLQALDNLAATHPPYFNAIPVSALDLYLPPLLRWAALYPSGGTAWFSLSDTPHLAAHAARIEQRPSVGRAILAEGLGETPFTRPIHATPPEGSAT